A part of Prolixibacteraceae bacterium genomic DNA contains:
- a CDS encoding endonuclease/exonuclease/phosphatase family protein → MMRLSYLILLTLTIAMFSSCNTKTSSEDHSFKVMTWNIWHGGVHGTKLNKFKKDRSNTINIQKVLEQNEADVLFMQETYCCGMEIAKKAGYVYSSRGNSNLSIHSKFPIVEEVKYLKGRNSQGVVVKIQGKRVLCVNIWLNWLPDYLTYVDTLSVDSIIAGEHSTRAKEMSDILARIDSVNMRLKLPVVMGGDFNSSSHLDWNEKNKQWHFNKILKWPTSIMTMEKGFKDSYRTIYPTPNVKEEITWGFHGEAGYVMSDRIDFIYYTPSMLDVLSSMIVKDDPKGAFFSSDHRAILSSFRFK, encoded by the coding sequence ATGATGAGATTAAGTTATTTAATTCTGCTGACATTAACGATTGCAATGTTCTCTTCTTGTAATACAAAAACTTCGTCAGAGGATCATTCATTTAAGGTAATGACATGGAACATATGGCACGGTGGGGTTCATGGGACTAAATTGAATAAATTTAAAAAAGACCGATCTAATACGATCAATATTCAGAAAGTTTTAGAACAAAATGAAGCTGATGTGCTCTTTATGCAAGAGACATATTGTTGTGGAATGGAGATTGCTAAAAAAGCTGGTTATGTCTACTCTTCAAGAGGAAATAGTAATCTATCAATCCATTCTAAATTTCCTATTGTAGAAGAGGTAAAGTATCTAAAAGGCAGAAACTCTCAAGGTGTGGTGGTGAAGATTCAAGGCAAGAGGGTATTATGTGTTAACATTTGGCTTAATTGGCTTCCCGATTATCTGACTTATGTTGATACACTTAGTGTTGACTCTATTATTGCTGGAGAGCATAGTACAAGAGCAAAAGAGATGAGCGATATTCTTGCACGAATTGATAGTGTTAATATGAGATTAAAACTTCCTGTTGTAATGGGAGGTGATTTTAACTCTAGCTCCCATCTTGATTGGAATGAAAAAAACAAACAGTGGCATTTTAATAAGATATTAAAATGGCCTACAAGTATCATGACAATGGAAAAAGGATTCAAGGACTCATATCGTACGATATATCCTACTCCAAATGTTAAAGAGGAAATTACTTGGGGATTTCATGGTGAAGCTGGGTATGTAATGTCTGATAGGATTGACTTTATCTATTACACTCCTTCAATGCTTGATGTTCTATCATCAATGATTGTTAAAGATGATCCAAAGGGAGCTTTTTTTAGTTCAGATCATCGTGCCATCTTATCCTCTTTTAGATTTAAATAA